DNA from Aggregatimonas sangjinii:
ATTCGTATCACCCATTGGGAAGGTAAATTCAAATTCTCTCAGGACAAGCTCAAAAAAGATATGGGACTGGCAAAACAAGAGCTGATTCGCAGTCAACAAAGAGACATTAGTACTTTTGTAAATCGTATTATCCAGAACCATGAAAATGGTCAAAAAGCCCCTAAATCTTCAGACCAATAGCTTAAAGTATCGTCGAGCTTATCTTCAGGGGTGATTTCTTGCTGTTCTATATGCTCTCTCGTGTCGTTAACCATGCGGGACTCCTCAAGTATAACATTTGAAAGGCCCAACATGAAGGCAATAAGCAACATGGAAATTCTGCGCTTGACCAGTCTGATGATAGCGGCACTGTAATACCTTCGCTCATTTGAAAACATATTTTGTAGAATTCAAGATACGTTCCAAAACCCTTCAAATGACAAATAGGCAGCTAAGTACCATGATTTCAAGACGCTATCCTCTCCTTTACCTCTTCCAAGTCCAGTCCGCCATAGTTCCCCGAGCTCATTAAGAGCAGCACCGAATTCTCAAAATCCTGATCAAAGACATAGTCCTTAAAGGCCGCTGCATCAGTATGAATTTGTAAGTCGTTCCGCTCGAATGCCGATGAGATCTGTTCGGGACTTACCGCTGCCAATTTCTTGATGGCCACGGATTCCGGGAGGTAAAACACCACGGCGACATCGGCAGCATCCAAAGCACCTTTATACTCTTTTAAAAATTCGGGATTGAAACTGCTATAGGTATGCAACTCCAAACAAGCGATCAATGTTCTGTCGGGGTATTGTTCCTTTACCGCCTTAGTGGTTGCGGCGACCTTGCTGGGTGAATGCGCAAAATCTTTGTAGGCCACACTGGTCTTACCCTCGGCGATTTTCTCCAATCGTTTGGATGCTCCCTTGAAAGAGGCTATCGATTCGTAAAAATCGTCCTCGTCAACACCCATGTTCTGGCAAATCCATTTTGCGCCGGCGAGGTTGTTCAGATTGTGTTTTCCAAAAACTTCTATGGGCATCGGACCTTCCGGAGTTTCCAAAAGGGTCTCGCCATCCTCTACCCTATATTCAGGCGTTTGATAGGGCAACTTTCGAATAGAATTCTCAGAGGCCTCTACCACTTTTTGTACTTCTAGGTCCTCAATGTTATACGTAATACTTCCGCCTTTAACGATGCTATCGACAAAAATTCGAAACTGGTCCACATAATTTTCGAAAGTGGGGAATACATTGATGTGGTCCCAGGCAATGCCGCTTAGCAAAGCAATATTCGGCCGGTACAAGTGAAATTTCGGTCGTCTATCTATCGGCGAGGACAGGTATTCATCGCCTTCCAATACTATAAAATCATTTTCATCGGTCAGGTGTACCATACGATCAAAACCATCGAGTTGGGCACCAACCATATAATCTACAGGCCGATCGTGGTAATTAAGCACGTGCAGAATCATTGAGGTTATCGTGGTTTTCCCGTGACTGCCCCCGATAACCACGCGGGTCTTGTTTTTGGATTGCTCATATAAAAACTCGGGATAGGAATATATGGTTACTCCTAATTCCTGTGCTTTTAGCAATTCGGGATTATCGGCTTTAGCATGCATTCCCAAAATGACCGCATCTAAGTCGGTATGTACTTCTTCAGGAAACCAGCCGAAGGTATCCGGCAACAGTCCTTTATTGGCCAGCCTTGTCTTTGAAGGTTCAAAAATGACATCGTCGCTTCCGGTAATGGTGTAGCCCTTATGATGAAGTGCCAAGGCCAAATTGTGCATTGCACTGCCGCCGATGGCAATAAAATGAATTTGCATTTTCAAGGATTTATGCCCCAAAGATAGCGATTGATTTAAAGAACAGACCCGAGTGGTCAAGTTTTGAAACACTTGAGAGTCCGGTTTACTTTGGATAAAACACCAAAAAAGTCGCCAAAATGCTCATTATTAAAACGGCGTACAACGCATTTGGTAAGATTCACCCTTCAAAAAGAGTGTTTTACAACATTTATTGCGATATGGGTCTTACCGCTTCTAGTTTTGCAGTACTGAGCATATAAAGTGCATGCTCTAAATAGCTGATTATGAACAACCAAAATCCCCTAGCGTTCTTTTTGAAGGGCGTGCTATTTCTTATAATTTGCCTCTTTTCGAACTATGCCGCATCGCAATGTGCGGGTAGCGATGGTTCTGAAATCGTTTGTAATAAAGATGCCGACGAAGCCAACAAGACTTTTGATCTCTTTCCACATCTAGAAGGCAGTCCCACTGCCGGAGGTATGTGGTCGACAAATGATCCGGCCAATTTTTTCGCACTGAATCGGTCGACCGGCATCGTCAACCTTTGGGAGGTAAAAAACTCGGGTATACACGAATTTACCTATACGAATACGG
Protein-coding regions in this window:
- a CDS encoding UDP-N-acetylmuramate--L-alanine ligase, with the translated sequence MQIHFIAIGGSAMHNLALALHHKGYTITGSDDVIFEPSKTRLANKGLLPDTFGWFPEEVHTDLDAVILGMHAKADNPELLKAQELGVTIYSYPEFLYEQSKNKTRVVIGGSHGKTTITSMILHVLNYHDRPVDYMVGAQLDGFDRMVHLTDENDFIVLEGDEYLSSPIDRRPKFHLYRPNIALLSGIAWDHINVFPTFENYVDQFRIFVDSIVKGGSITYNIEDLEVQKVVEASENSIRKLPYQTPEYRVEDGETLLETPEGPMPIEVFGKHNLNNLAGAKWICQNMGVDEDDFYESIASFKGASKRLEKIAEGKTSVAYKDFAHSPSKVAATTKAVKEQYPDRTLIACLELHTYSSFNPEFLKEYKGALDAADVAVVFYLPESVAIKKLAAVSPEQISSAFERNDLQIHTDAAAFKDYVFDQDFENSVLLLMSSGNYGGLDLEEVKERIAS